Part of the Amycolatopsis sp. 195334CR genome is shown below.
CTTCTGGGTGACCCAGATGGTGATCGTGGCGGTGACCACCGGTTTGCCCGCCTTGTCCCGGATCACCACCGGTACGGCCACCTCGGTTCCCTCGTCGCCGAACTCCGGGACCACCTCGAGTTCGGCCACCGCGGTCAGCCCGGTCTCCGCCTTCGCCACGTAGTCCACCGACATGCCCTTGGGCAGCCAGCGGTGCGTCGGCGGCACGGTCGCCTCGGCGAGCATGCCCATGGCGATCTCGGCGAGGTTGCACGCGGCGATCGCGTGGAAGGTCTTGAGGTGGTTGTGCACGCCCCACCACTTCGGCGCCGACACCTCGCACCGGCCGGGCCGGAGGTCGCGGACGTGCGGCAGCACCGTGCGGAAGTACGGCACCCGCAGGCACATCGCGGCCGAGAAGAGCAGCTTGCCGCCCGGCCTGGCGGCCAGCGACCGCCACATCGGGTAGGTCCGCACGATCGGTTCACCTCCGTTGTTACTCGTCAGTAGCGAAGCACACCGGCGGCTATATTCCAACCCGTGGCACACCCCCTCTTCCTGCTCCGGCACGGCCAGACCGAGTGGTCGGCCCAGGGCAAGCACACCGGCCGAACCGATCTCCCGCTCACCGAAACCGGCCGCGAGCAGGCCAGATCCGCAGGTCGGGCGCTGGCCGGGCGGTTACCGGCCGAACCGGCCGACGTGCTGTCGAGCCCGCGGCAGCGCGCACTGGTCACCGCCGAACTCGCCGGGCTCGCCGTGTCCGAGGTCACCGAGGACCTCGCCGAGTGGGACTACGGCGACTACGAGGGCATCACCACCGACGAGATCCGCGAGACGGTGCCCGGCTGGACCGTCTGGTCGCACCCGATGCCGAACGGCGAGAGCGCCGAGCAGGTCACCGCGCGGGCCGACGGCGTGCTGACCCGGATCCGCGAACGGCTGGCCGAACGCCCGGTGGTGCTGGTCGGCCACGGGCACTTCAGCCGCGTGCTGGTGGCGCGCTGGCTCGACCTCGCGGCCACCGACGGCGTGCGGTTCGCCCTCGAACCCGCCGGGCTCACCGAACTCGGTGACGAACGCGGCGTCCCGCAGTTGCGTCACCTGAACATCCCGCCCAGCTGAGAGGAAAACCGTTGTCGCAGTTCACCATCCGTCGCGTCCAAGAGTCCGATGTGGACGCTGTGGTCGGTCTGGTCCACGACCTGGCCGAGTTCGAGAAGGCACCGGAGGAGTGCCACCTGGAGGCCGCGCAGCTGCACACCGCGTTGTTCGGCGAGCGGCCGGCGGTGTTCGGGCACGTCGCCGAATCCGGTGGTGAGATCGCCGGCTTCACCCTGTGGTTCCTGAACTTCTCCACCTGGCGCGGGGTGCACGGCATCTACCTGGAGGACCTCTACGTGCGCCCGGAGCACCGCGGCACCGGGCTGGGCAAGGCGCTGCTCGCCACGCTCGCCGGGGAGTGCGTGCGGCAGGGGTACGGGCGCCTGGAGTGGTCCGTGCTGGACTGGAACCCGGCGGTGGAGTTCTACCGCGCGCTGGGCGCCGAACCGATGGACGAGTGGACCGTGCACCGGCTCGCCGACGAGCCGCTGCGCAAGCTGGCGGAGACGCTCTAGCCTTCGCGACCGCGGCGGCGGCGTTCGGCATCGCGCTCGGACGCCTCCGCCTCGTCCTCGCCCTCGGCCATGCCCAGCACCCACGCGCGGGACGGGCGGCGGAACAGCAGCACCACCACGACCAGGCCGCCGATGATCAGCGGGACCCCGTAGCCGGGACGGCCGGACGGGCCTGCGGTGTACCAGCCGATGCCGACCACCATCAGGGCCACCACCACCGACGGCGAGCGCGCCCAGGTGCGCCCCAGCAGCAGGCCGATGCCGCAGGCCATGGTCCCGGCGCCCAGCACGGCGTAGTAGCCGGCCTCGGCGTAGATGTTGCTCGCCCTGGCCCCCTCCGCGCCGAAGGCGGTCACCAGCAGGACGACCGCGATGACCACCGAAGCCAGGCCGGGGATCGCGGTGAGCGCGCCGGCGAGGCGGACCTCACGCGGTGCCGGCTGGAGCTTGTCGGCGAACGGCACGTGAACTGCACCTTCCGTACGGCCGGAACGGGGCACGGAGCCGGTGCGGACGCTGCCGAACAACGTCCAATGGAGACGGGTGACCGTGCGTGAACACATTCGATGTTATGCCACCCGGTCGGCCGTTTTCGCCCGGGCGCCGCACGGGTCAAGATCTGGGTGTCGTCTGATGAGCCGGGCGGTCCCGGGGTGCACTTGTCACGACGAGCGTCGAGTCCACGCGCGATCGAGGAGGAGGCAGCCGGCACAGTGACGAGGCTCGCAGCTTCCCGCTGACGGTCGGAACGCGTGCGTTTCTGACCTACCCTGCGGTAGTGCGCGCAGTGCTGATCGTCAACCCGCAGGCCACCGCGACCACCCCCGGTGGTCGGGACGTGCTCGCGCACGCGCTGGCCAGCGAGGTGAAGCTCGACGTGGTCGAGACCGACTACCGCGGCCACGCGCTGGCCGTGGCCCGCTCGGCCGCCCGCGACGGCATCGAGCTGGTGGTCGCCCACGGCGGCGACGGCACGGTCAACGAGGTCGTCAACGGCTTGCTGGCGGACAACCACGGCGTGCCCGGCGGGGCGCACCGCGTGCCCGCGCTCGGTGTGGTGCCCGGTGGCTCGGCGAACGTGTTCGCCCGCGCGCTCGGCCTGCCCAGGGATCCGGTCGAGGCGACCTACCACCTGTTGCAGGCGATCGAGCACGAGCGCACCCGTCGCGTGGGGCTCGGCCTGGCCGACGGCCGCTGGTTCACCTTCAACGCCGGGCTCGGCTGGGACGCCGACGTGGTGGCCGGGGTGGAGAAGCGCCGCGGCAAGCGCGCCAGCCCGGCGCTCTACACCCGGATGGCGCTCACCTCCTACTTCCGCCCGCCGAACGGGCGCCCGCCGCTCACCGTGCGGGTGCCGGGTGCCGAACCGGCCGCGGTGCGCACCGCGTTCGTCTCCAACACCGATCCGTGGACCTATCTCGGGGACCGCCCGGTGCACCTGAACACCGAGTGCTCCTTCGACAGCGGGCTGGGATTGTTCGCGCTGCGGAGCATGGCCATGCCGACCGTGCTCAACCAGGCCAGGCAGGCGCTGCGCACGCGGAGCAGGCACCGGGGCAAGCGTTTGCTGCGTCACGATGACCTGGCGATAGTGCGCATAGACGCGGAAGAGCCGGTAAACTTCCAGGTGGACGGTGACCTGATGGGTCAGCGGAGCAGTGTGGAGTTTCTCAGCGTGCCGGATGTGCTGACGGTGATGGTGTGACGGTCACCGCGGCCGGTGTCACGGGGCCGGTGATCGTGCGCGGCAAAGTGGTTGGTGCCGTTCGTCGACCGGAAACCTCCGTTCACCGCATCTCCCCTTCCGCCCAGCGGGCAGTTTCGGACTGAAACCGCAGGTCAGGCTAGTCGCCCGGCCGGGTGAGGTGACTCACCGATCCGCAGAAAACTCTTGTCGAAAACGGGTCTTCGTGAAAGCATTCACAAGCACCCCAAAAAACGACCGCCATGACGACTATGGCGCGGACTCCCGCGCCATCATGAAGGAGCTCAGTAAAATGGACTGGCGCCACGACGCGGCCTGCCGAGACGAGGACCCCGAGCTGTTCTTCCCCGTGGGGACCAGCGGTCCTGCCATCTCCCAGGTAGCCGCGGCGAAGGCCGTGTGCCACCGTTGCACCGTCGCTTCCGATTGCCTGGCCTGGGCTTTGGCCAGCGGGCAGGACGCCGGCGTGTGGGGCGGGATGAGCGAGGACGAGCGACGCGCGCTCAAGCGTCGCCGTGCGCACATCGGCACGCGCACCAACGCCTGATTTATTTCTCCAGCACCACCCGCGGCCGACGCCCGCCACATCCGCCGGCGTCACGGCCGCCAGGGACCCAGAGTCCCTCCGCCAACACGTTTGAGGGCGGGCACCGTCTCAGGTGCCCGCCCTCAAGTGTTTGTGGCGTCACAGGGATTGCGTGCCCGCAAGGGCAGCGCCACCCGGCCCCGGCCCGACGAGCCTGCACCATCTGCAAACCCGGAATTGCCCACAGTAAGGTCCCCGCGCAAACCGCCGCCCCAGACACAATGCCACCCGGCTCCGGATCAATGAGCCTTGCACTATCTGCAAACCCGGAGTTGCCCGCAGTAAGCCACCGCGCAAGCCGCCGCAGAGACAGCGCGCCACTCGGCCCCCGAGGGTTTCGCACTATCTGCGAATCGGGGCCGGGCAATCACCAACCTCTCAGAGGCGACGCGACAGCGGAATCCGCAAAGCGGCCTCCGTACCCCGCCGCCCGCCGCCTGCCTCCGAGCGGCCCGGGCGCAACGAGAGCGACCCGCGCAACTCCGACTCGATCAGCGTTCGCACGATCTGCAAACCGAGGCCGTCCGCGCGTTCCAGCGAGAAACCCTGCGGCAGCCCCTGCCCGTCGTCGCTGATGACGATGTCCAGCCAGCGCGCCGACCGCTCGGCCGAGATCTGGACCTTGCCCGGCCGCCCGCCGGGGAACGCGTGCCCCACCGCGTTCTGCACCAGCTCGGCCACCACCATCACCAGCGGCGTGGCGATCTCCGCCACCACCACCCCGAACGCCCCGGTCCGCGACAGCG
Proteins encoded:
- a CDS encoding hotdog fold domain-containing protein, with translation MWRSLAARPGGKLLFSAAMCLRVPYFRTVLPHVRDLRPGRCEVSAPKWWGVHNHLKTFHAIAACNLAEIAMGMLAEATVPPTHRWLPKGMSVDYVAKAETGLTAVAELEVVPEFGDEGTEVAVPVVIRDKAGKPVVTATITIWVTQKPVTGKK
- a CDS encoding acid phosphatase; the protein is MAHPLFLLRHGQTEWSAQGKHTGRTDLPLTETGREQARSAGRALAGRLPAEPADVLSSPRQRALVTAELAGLAVSEVTEDLAEWDYGDYEGITTDEIRETVPGWTVWSHPMPNGESAEQVTARADGVLTRIRERLAERPVVLVGHGHFSRVLVARWLDLAATDGVRFALEPAGLTELGDERGVPQLRHLNIPPS
- a CDS encoding GNAT family N-acetyltransferase → MSQFTIRRVQESDVDAVVGLVHDLAEFEKAPEECHLEAAQLHTALFGERPAVFGHVAESGGEIAGFTLWFLNFSTWRGVHGIYLEDLYVRPEHRGTGLGKALLATLAGECVRQGYGRLEWSVLDWNPAVEFYRALGAEPMDEWTVHRLADEPLRKLAETL
- a CDS encoding diacylglycerol kinase family protein; this translates as MRAVLIVNPQATATTPGGRDVLAHALASEVKLDVVETDYRGHALAVARSAARDGIELVVAHGGDGTVNEVVNGLLADNHGVPGGAHRVPALGVVPGGSANVFARALGLPRDPVEATYHLLQAIEHERTRRVGLGLADGRWFTFNAGLGWDADVVAGVEKRRGKRASPALYTRMALTSYFRPPNGRPPLTVRVPGAEPAAVRTAFVSNTDPWTYLGDRPVHLNTECSFDSGLGLFALRSMAMPTVLNQARQALRTRSRHRGKRLLRHDDLAIVRIDAEEPVNFQVDGDLMGQRSSVEFLSVPDVLTVMV
- a CDS encoding WhiB family transcriptional regulator; this translates as MDWRHDAACRDEDPELFFPVGTSGPAISQVAAAKAVCHRCTVASDCLAWALASGQDAGVWGGMSEDERRALKRRRAHIGTRTNA